One window of Chamaesiphon minutus PCC 6605 genomic DNA carries:
- a CDS encoding ribonuclease J → MSPILKSSTTPVANKNSSEPTLKVIPLGGLHEIGKNTCVFEINDEILLLDAGLAFPTDGMHGINIVLPDMTYLRENQHKIKGMIVTHGHEDHIGGIPYHLKQFDIPVIYGPRLAMALLQGKLEEAGVADRTKIKTVAPRDIVRIGQSFFVEFIRNTHSIADSFTVALHTPVGVVIHTGDFKFDHTPVDGEAYDYAKLAEHGEKGVLCLISDSTNSEIPGFTPSERSVFPNLDRFISQAKGRVMVTTFSSSVHRINMTIELAMKYNRKVCVVGRSMLNVIAHARNLGYINCPDDVFEPLQSANHLPDDKVLVLTTGSQGETLAAMTRIANGQHRQVRIRKGDTIIFSANPIPGNTIAVVNTIDKLMMQGANVIYGRDKGIHVSGHGCQEDQKLMLSLTRPKYFIPVHGEHRMLIKHSQTAQSMGIPAENMVIIDNGDIVELTENSIGKNGKVPSGVQLVDNAGIVHDQAQVMEERKQLAGDGVVTVAVAIGMDGKMMVKPQVNLRGVVTGVEQSLVAALIQKTIENTLIDRWGRFARTFESGQVDVDWTGLQIELEAALQRLVRRELQSRPLLVLMMQSPEDAGANQNNAVPVGRRKQRSTAKVGS, encoded by the coding sequence ATGAGTCCAATTCTTAAATCATCCACCACCCCCGTAGCCAACAAAAATTCATCCGAACCAACTCTAAAAGTGATTCCATTGGGTGGTTTGCATGAAATTGGTAAAAACACCTGCGTCTTTGAAATAAACGATGAGATTTTATTGCTAGATGCAGGCTTGGCATTCCCTACCGATGGTATGCACGGTATCAATATCGTCTTGCCAGATATGACTTATCTGCGGGAAAATCAGCACAAAATCAAAGGGATGATCGTCACCCACGGACATGAAGATCATATCGGTGGGATTCCCTATCACCTCAAGCAATTTGACATCCCCGTCATCTACGGCCCTCGCCTAGCTATGGCCTTGTTGCAAGGTAAGCTTGAAGAAGCAGGCGTCGCCGATCGCACGAAAATTAAAACAGTCGCCCCGCGCGATATCGTCCGCATCGGTCAATCCTTCTTTGTCGAGTTCATTCGCAATACCCACTCGATCGCCGATAGCTTTACAGTTGCGCTACATACTCCCGTCGGCGTAGTCATCCATACAGGCGACTTTAAATTCGACCATACCCCCGTCGATGGCGAAGCTTACGATTATGCCAAGCTTGCCGAGCATGGTGAAAAAGGCGTCCTGTGTTTGATCAGCGATTCTACCAACTCTGAGATCCCTGGCTTTACACCTTCCGAACGTTCCGTTTTCCCCAACCTCGACAGGTTTATCTCGCAAGCCAAAGGTCGAGTGATGGTGACTACCTTCTCGTCATCCGTCCACCGGATCAATATGACGATCGAGCTAGCCATGAAGTACAATCGCAAAGTCTGCGTTGTCGGTCGATCGATGCTCAACGTGATCGCTCACGCTCGCAACTTAGGCTACATTAACTGTCCCGATGATGTGTTTGAGCCACTGCAATCAGCAAACCATCTCCCTGATGATAAAGTATTAGTCCTAACTACAGGTTCTCAGGGTGAAACCCTCGCCGCCATGACGCGGATTGCCAACGGTCAACACCGTCAAGTGCGGATTCGTAAAGGCGATACAATTATCTTCTCTGCTAACCCAATTCCGGGCAATACGATTGCTGTAGTCAACACGATCGATAAATTGATGATGCAAGGTGCTAACGTCATTTACGGGCGCGACAAAGGCATTCACGTTTCTGGACACGGCTGTCAGGAAGACCAGAAATTGATGCTCAGCCTCACCCGTCCGAAATACTTTATCCCCGTTCATGGCGAACACCGGATGCTCATCAAGCACTCCCAAACCGCTCAAAGTATGGGCATTCCGGCTGAAAATATGGTGATTATCGATAATGGTGACATTGTCGAACTGACCGAAAATAGTATCGGCAAGAATGGTAAGGTACCTTCGGGAGTTCAACTCGTCGATAATGCTGGGATCGTCCACGACCAAGCACAAGTCATGGAAGAGCGCAAACAGCTTGCTGGCGATGGCGTCGTAACTGTAGCAGTCGCGATCGGCATGGATGGTAAAATGATGGTCAAACCACAGGTCAACCTGCGTGGTGTCGTCACTGGTGTCGAGCAGTCATTAGTCGCTGCTTTGATTCAAAAAACGATCGAAAATACGCTGATCGATCGGTGGGGACGGTTCGCCCGCACCTTTGAATCCGGCCAAGTCGATGTAGACTGGACTGGATTGCAAATCGAATTAGAAGCTGCGCTCCAACGCTTAGTCCGTCGCGAACTCCAAAGTCGTCCGTTGTTAGTATTAATGATGCAGTCGCCTGAAGATGCGGGTGCGAATCAAAATAATGCAGTACCAGTCGGTCGTCGCAAACAACGCTCGACGGCTAAAGTTGGTTCTTAA
- a CDS encoding DUF4359 domain-containing protein: MSESIVNMARWQIALLGIFALGGLAATNPDRAAYETYAVEQIGNLARDQCDRDPGGLGILVQGPCRAAVSAYLPQLRPLLSATTSRQNLFLFSIYRSDISVPVANFNTRIESIGIFNRFFTYKAP, translated from the coding sequence GTGAGTGAGTCGATCGTAAATATGGCACGGTGGCAAATAGCATTACTCGGTATTTTTGCATTAGGCGGACTAGCCGCGACCAATCCCGATCGAGCGGCGTATGAAACCTATGCGGTCGAGCAAATTGGCAATCTGGCTAGAGACCAATGCGATCGCGATCCGGGTGGATTGGGTATTCTGGTTCAGGGGCCTTGTCGGGCAGCAGTCTCCGCCTATCTGCCACAACTTCGTCCGCTGCTATCTGCTACTACATCTCGTCAGAATTTGTTCTTATTTAGCATTTATCGATCGGATATCTCCGTTCCGGTTGCCAACTTCAATACTCGGATCGAATCGATCGGGATCTTCAATCGCTTCTTTACTTACAAGGCTCCCTAG
- the dapA gene encoding 4-hydroxy-tetrahydrodipicolinate synthase, producing MTIDFGRVITAMITPFDLEGNVHYAEAEKLAAHLAANGSDGIVVCGTTGESPTLSWEEEYELFQVVQKAVAGKVKVIAGTGSNSTSEAIEATQKAAKLGVDGSLQVVPYYNKPPQIGLYQHFEAIASACDLPMMLYNIPGRTGQHLEPETISKLAKLDGIVAIKEATGNLDIVSQIRSLTPPNFKIYSGDDSLTLPMLSVGGYGVVSVASHLVGKEIQAMVAAFESGHNQLATQMHIKMLPLFKGLFFAPNPMPIKAALKLQGWEVGGLRLPMCELPSELLPQLQQLLQQQGLLKIAK from the coding sequence CCACTACGCCGAAGCCGAGAAATTAGCCGCGCATTTAGCGGCAAATGGTTCGGATGGCATTGTCGTCTGCGGGACGACAGGCGAGTCGCCGACACTGAGTTGGGAAGAAGAGTACGAACTATTTCAAGTCGTGCAAAAGGCGGTAGCGGGCAAAGTCAAAGTAATTGCGGGTACGGGGTCAAATTCTACTAGCGAGGCGATCGAAGCCACTCAAAAAGCTGCTAAACTAGGAGTAGATGGAAGTTTGCAAGTGGTACCTTACTATAACAAACCCCCACAGATTGGTTTGTACCAGCACTTCGAGGCGATCGCGTCAGCTTGTGACTTACCGATGATGCTCTATAATATCCCCGGTCGGACGGGGCAACACTTAGAGCCAGAGACGATCTCTAAATTAGCTAAACTAGATGGAATTGTAGCAATTAAGGAAGCTACGGGTAATCTAGATATAGTCAGTCAGATTCGCAGCCTCACACCACCAAATTTTAAAATTTACTCTGGTGATGATTCGTTGACATTACCAATGCTGTCAGTAGGCGGATATGGAGTAGTCAGCGTTGCCAGTCATTTAGTCGGGAAAGAAATCCAGGCGATGGTTGCGGCTTTTGAATCGGGACACAACCAGCTTGCGACTCAGATGCACATCAAAATGCTCCCTCTATTCAAAGGGCTGTTTTTCGCACCAAATCCAATGCCAATTAAAGCAGCTTTAAAATTGCAAGGTTGGGAAGTCGGCGGACTGAGATTGCCAATGTGCGAGTTACCCTCAGAATTATTGCCGCAGCTCCAGCAGTTGCTCCAACAACAAGGACTACTTAAAATAGCAAAATAA
- a CDS encoding YcjF family protein, which translates to MTVQLQRPLLVGGIGLTLGLWGLDSISHNLAGIGDWLTLGTLAAGGGYWWYSQRGTQGQAAPVIVNINRLTLNRVLNQVELAIGQLAIESPDSAHIALLQQQLLQAQTNLTRPDRHIAITGGQKVGKSSLMKLLVEHPVPSMTPLKYIETPGLFTSGAQSQTANATAERMALNSDLVLFVTNGDLTASEYKYLTALHQAHQRVILLFNQADRYLPDERNLILQKLQVTVKGTIAASDIVATSTAPAPIEVRKIQADGSVLKSRELPPADIGSLASQLTQILATESEKLLWASTYRQIAGVRVVAKTELNRVRRERALPLVEQNQWIVGAAAFANPVPALDLLATAAVNAQMVMDLGAIYQQKFSLEHAQSAAGAMGNVMLKLGLVELCTQTVAGVLKTNAVTYVAGGLVQGISAAYLTHIAGLTLVEYLEAQDLVAAEPARDWNLDLLGNTLQKVFQANERVAYMQTLVKQGIERLMPNSAAA; encoded by the coding sequence ATGACTGTGCAATTACAGCGTCCGCTTTTAGTTGGTGGGATTGGGCTAACATTGGGCTTGTGGGGTTTGGATAGTATTTCACACAACCTCGCAGGCATAGGCGATTGGTTGACACTGGGCACACTCGCCGCTGGCGGTGGTTACTGGTGGTATAGTCAGCGTGGCACCCAGGGACAAGCAGCCCCAGTCATCGTAAATATAAATCGCCTCACGCTGAATCGCGTGTTGAATCAAGTAGAATTAGCCATCGGTCAATTAGCGATCGAAAGTCCTGATTCGGCACACATCGCGCTATTACAACAACAATTACTTCAAGCTCAGACCAATTTAACTCGACCCGATCGTCATATTGCCATTACGGGCGGACAAAAAGTGGGTAAAAGCAGTTTGATGAAGCTACTGGTGGAACATCCCGTCCCGTCAATGACACCGCTGAAGTACATCGAGACACCAGGCTTATTTACCAGCGGCGCGCAGAGTCAGACAGCTAACGCCACCGCCGAACGAATGGCACTAAATTCGGATTTAGTCTTATTTGTCACCAATGGTGACTTGACGGCTAGTGAATATAAATATCTCACCGCACTGCATCAAGCTCATCAGCGCGTAATTTTACTATTCAACCAAGCCGATCGTTATTTACCAGACGAACGCAATCTGATTCTCCAAAAACTGCAAGTGACAGTCAAGGGGACGATCGCCGCTTCAGATATTGTAGCGACTAGTACCGCACCCGCACCGATTGAAGTTCGCAAAATTCAAGCCGATGGCAGTGTGCTTAAGAGCCGAGAATTACCGCCAGCAGACATCGGTAGCTTGGCAAGCCAACTGACTCAGATCCTAGCGACAGAGAGCGAAAAACTCTTATGGGCGAGTACTTATCGTCAAATTGCTGGCGTGCGAGTTGTTGCTAAAACCGAACTCAATCGAGTCAGACGCGAGCGCGCGTTACCGCTGGTCGAACAAAATCAGTGGATTGTTGGTGCCGCAGCTTTTGCAAATCCGGTACCCGCATTAGATCTACTCGCGACTGCGGCAGTTAACGCTCAAATGGTAATGGATTTGGGGGCGATTTATCAACAAAAATTCTCCTTAGAACACGCTCAATCCGCTGCTGGCGCGATGGGTAATGTCATGTTGAAATTAGGATTGGTAGAACTGTGTACGCAGACAGTTGCGGGAGTGCTCAAGACTAATGCTGTAACTTATGTCGCTGGCGGATTGGTGCAAGGCATAAGTGCTGCTTATTTGACCCACATCGCTGGTTTGACTCTGGTTGAATATCTCGAAGCTCAAGATCTCGTTGCTGCCGAACCCGCCCGCGACTGGAATCTCGATTTGCTCGGCAATACCCTCCAAAAGGTCTTCCAAGCCAACGAACGCGTCGCTTACATGCAAACGCTCGTCAAGCAAGGTATCGAACGCTTGATGCCCAATAGCGCGGCGGCTTGA
- a CDS encoding TIGR04168 family protein, whose product MLENSPKPIRIAIVGDVHDQWEEADAIALQHLDVDLVLLVGDFGNEAVELVGRLAALNLPKAAIFGNHDAWYTASDWGRSKRPYDPKVEDRVQQQIDLLGASSVGYGKLDFPQFNLSVVGSRPFSWGGMEWKYSDFYQARYGIASFEASTQRIVEMGMNATCEHLIIIGHNGPTGLGEDPESICGKDWGEPIGGDYGDPDLAAAIAQLQERGKSIPLVTFGHMHHKLRHTKERLRQPIVVRPDTVYLNAARCPRILSTIERTVRNFSLVTMIDGKVTQAGLVWMTADFQVGLEEVYWQSAADDRHAPVPTTNVM is encoded by the coding sequence ATGCTGGAGAATTCTCCCAAACCGATTAGAATTGCGATCGTTGGCGACGTTCACGACCAATGGGAAGAAGCCGATGCGATCGCGCTTCAACATTTAGACGTAGATTTAGTATTATTAGTTGGTGATTTTGGTAACGAAGCGGTCGAACTAGTCGGGCGGTTGGCAGCTTTAAATTTGCCCAAAGCGGCAATCTTTGGCAATCACGATGCTTGGTATACTGCTAGCGATTGGGGTCGCAGCAAACGCCCTTACGACCCGAAGGTCGAAGATCGCGTGCAGCAACAAATCGACCTGTTGGGAGCGAGTTCGGTTGGTTATGGCAAGTTAGATTTTCCGCAATTCAATCTTTCGGTCGTGGGGAGTCGTCCCTTTAGCTGGGGTGGTATGGAGTGGAAATATAGCGATTTTTATCAAGCCAGATATGGTATCGCTAGTTTTGAGGCATCTACTCAGCGGATTGTAGAGATGGGGATGAATGCGACTTGCGAACATTTGATTATCATCGGTCACAATGGGCCAACTGGACTAGGCGAAGATCCCGAATCGATATGTGGTAAAGATTGGGGCGAACCTATCGGTGGCGATTACGGCGATCCGGATTTAGCCGCAGCCATCGCGCAACTCCAGGAGCGGGGTAAATCGATTCCGCTGGTGACATTCGGGCACATGCACCATAAGCTCAGACATACCAAAGAACGCCTACGCCAGCCGATTGTGGTTCGTCCCGACACGGTTTATCTCAATGCGGCACGCTGTCCGCGCATTCTCTCGACGATCGAACGTACCGTCCGTAACTTTTCGCTGGTTACCATGATTGATGGCAAGGTAACTCAAGCTGGTTTGGTATGGATGACGGCAGATTTTCAGGTGGGTTTGGAAGAAGTTTACTGGCAGAGTGCTGCTGACGATCGACATGCGCCAGTCCCGACAACTAATGTTATGTAG
- a CDS encoding KGK domain-containing protein, with translation MSEHFESLESGEVISVQHDTQVLSGHRTFRVGELSEAIESHLKKAIENWNEENNGWFSPQGIDCEALRFGSNGWQKGRIRLCLEFCPDDEPNAAAQNLSNSTVPAANHPTTAPTTNTIQPPPPPSFSAPTDDVHHQSSLESPATTPTSIADSPDPVPMAVPVAAAIGTAAVAATVASSVPTNIFEPSIPHHAETTLEPEEHHPDANVPHHNSFDEIAFEFDRDNQDRGIFVPNGRMELDLTDLGLDFSEHDLLNFEANGMSEGADEGMNLQDLGKPENSGMLIDEVWNEMNQGNWPGIN, from the coding sequence ATGAGCGAGCACTTTGAATCACTGGAAAGTGGAGAAGTTATTTCAGTTCAGCACGATACCCAGGTCTTAAGCGGTCATCGAACTTTTAGGGTGGGCGAATTAAGCGAAGCGATCGAAAGTCATCTCAAAAAGGCGATCGAAAATTGGAATGAAGAAAACAATGGCTGGTTCAGCCCTCAGGGTATCGATTGCGAAGCTCTGAGATTTGGCTCTAATGGTTGGCAAAAAGGTCGGATTAGGTTGTGTTTGGAATTTTGCCCAGACGACGAGCCAAATGCCGCAGCGCAGAATCTCAGTAATAGCACTGTACCTGCTGCAAATCATCCTACTACCGCTCCAACTACAAATACCATTCAACCACCCCCACCGCCGAGCTTTTCGGCTCCCACTGACGATGTTCATCATCAGAGTAGCCTCGAATCTCCAGCAACGACACCAACATCGATTGCCGATAGTCCCGATCCCGTGCCGATGGCAGTACCCGTCGCAGCAGCTATCGGTACTGCTGCTGTAGCCGCAACAGTAGCTAGTTCCGTGCCAACAAACATTTTTGAGCCATCGATTCCACATCATGCCGAAACTACCTTAGAACCAGAAGAACATCATCCCGATGCCAACGTTCCGCATCATAACAGTTTTGATGAAATTGCTTTTGAATTCGATCGAGATAATCAGGATCGGGGAATCTTCGTACCAAATGGCAGAATGGAGTTGGATCTGACAGATCTAGGCTTGGATTTTTCCGAACACGATTTACTTAATTTTGAAGCTAATGGGATGTCGGAAGGTGCGGATGAGGGAATGAATCTTCAGGATTTGGGCAAACCAGAAAATTCTGGCATGTTAATCGATGAAGTATGGAATGAGATGAATCAGGGCAATTGGCCAGGAATTAATTAA
- the folB gene encoding dihydroneopterin aldolase, which produces MDAIQLTGIRCYGYTGLLPEEQILGQWFEVDLRIGLDLAPSGQSDRIEDTLDYRSVISTVKEIIATAKFALIEKLAETIITKVLAIDKVQSVELKLHKPGAPIPDFGGKITLELSRHNT; this is translated from the coding sequence ATGGATGCAATTCAATTAACGGGGATTCGTTGTTACGGTTATACAGGACTTTTGCCAGAGGAGCAAATACTCGGACAGTGGTTTGAGGTCGATTTACGAATCGGTCTAGATTTAGCACCATCGGGTCAAAGCGATCGGATCGAGGATACACTCGATTATCGGAGTGTCATTTCAACTGTCAAAGAAATAATTGCCACAGCGAAGTTTGCCCTGATTGAAAAACTTGCTGAGACAATTATTACTAAAGTATTAGCGATCGATAAGGTGCAATCTGTAGAGTTAAAACTACACAAACCAGGCGCACCAATACCAGATTTTGGTGGCAAGATTACACTCGAATTGAGTAGGCACAATACTTAG
- the ccsB gene encoding c-type cytochrome biogenesis protein CcsB yields MNLISLQNQLDNISFGILFATMLIYWVGAAFPKIPFLQNLGTTGMAVANLCIAALLSARWIEAGYFPLSNLYESLFFLTWGITAMHLFAETISRSALVGVVTAPVAMLITAFAALKLPDDMQASAPLVPALKSNWLMMHVSVMMLSYATLLVGSVLAIAFLFITRGQEVELRGSSFGGSGYRLTSSLATQTSEPISPAQPMAISKSDVGNTAVLELPAMSATATLTPQRLSLADTLDNISYRIIGLGFPLLTIGIIAGGVWANEAWGSYWSWDPKETWALILWLVFAAYLHSRITKGWQGRKPALLASAGFVVVWICYLGVNLLGKGLHSYGWFL; encoded by the coding sequence ATGAACTTAATATCGCTCCAGAACCAACTGGACAACATCTCTTTTGGCATCTTATTTGCAACGATGCTAATTTATTGGGTCGGTGCCGCTTTTCCCAAAATTCCATTTTTGCAAAACTTGGGCACTACTGGCATGGCGGTTGCCAATCTCTGCATCGCAGCTCTGTTGAGCGCGCGCTGGATCGAAGCAGGTTATTTTCCACTAAGTAACTTATACGAATCGCTATTTTTCCTGACTTGGGGCATCACCGCGATGCACCTATTTGCTGAAACTATCAGTCGGAGTGCGCTAGTAGGAGTTGTCACCGCGCCTGTGGCAATGTTGATTACCGCTTTTGCCGCATTGAAACTACCCGACGATATGCAGGCATCGGCACCACTAGTACCCGCATTAAAATCTAACTGGTTGATGATGCATGTCAGCGTGATGATGCTATCATACGCCACCTTATTGGTAGGCTCTGTCTTGGCGATCGCCTTTTTGTTTATCACTCGCGGTCAAGAAGTCGAATTACGCGGAAGTTCGTTTGGCGGTAGCGGTTATCGCTTAACTAGTAGTTTGGCTACTCAAACTAGCGAGCCAATTAGTCCTGCCCAACCGATGGCGATCTCGAAATCCGATGTCGGTAATACAGCAGTCCTCGAACTTCCGGCCATGTCGGCAACAGCCACTCTTACACCGCAGCGGTTAAGTTTAGCTGACACGCTCGATAATATCAGTTATCGGATTATCGGCTTGGGATTTCCATTACTGACGATCGGCATTATTGCAGGTGGTGTGTGGGCAAACGAAGCTTGGGGTTCTTATTGGAGCTGGGATCCTAAGGAAACTTGGGCGTTGATTTTGTGGTTGGTATTTGCGGCTTATTTACATTCACGCATTACGAAAGGTTGGCAAGGACGCAAACCCGCGCTTTTGGCTTCGGCTGGATTTGTAGTTGTGTGGATTTGTTATTTGGGTGTAAATCTGTTGGGCAAAGGACTACACAGTTACGGTTGGTTCCTGTAA
- a CDS encoding acyl-CoA thioesterase, translated as MAETTDIRSQIPTESSIEKLSYQAMSANWFEYPIVVHPHHTDYGGIVWHGTYLTWMEEARVECLKSIGIDFADLVSMGCDLPVVDLSLRYHRSLKMGESAIVKTRTIDMEGVRIIWEYEIQSADREITYLTGMVTLVAVDREKGKIMRQLPNTVKDALVKMRE; from the coding sequence ATGGCAGAAACTACGGATATTCGCTCTCAAATTCCCACAGAGAGTTCGATCGAAAAATTGAGTTACCAAGCCATGTCCGCCAACTGGTTTGAGTATCCGATCGTGGTACATCCCCACCACACCGACTATGGCGGGATTGTCTGGCACGGTACCTATCTCACCTGGATGGAAGAAGCTAGAGTCGAATGCCTAAAATCGATTGGAATTGATTTTGCCGATTTGGTATCGATGGGTTGCGATCTCCCGGTAGTGGATCTATCACTTCGCTATCATCGATCGCTTAAAATGGGCGAGTCGGCAATCGTCAAAACCCGCACCATCGATATGGAAGGCGTGCGGATTATCTGGGAATATGAAATCCAATCAGCCGATCGCGAAATTACCTACCTAACTGGGATGGTAACCCTCGTCGCGGTCGATCGGGAAAAAGGTAAAATCATGCGCCAATTACCAAATACGGTTAAAGATGCCTTGGTGAAAATGCGGGAGTAA